Proteins from a genomic interval of Vreelandella profundi:
- a CDS encoding alpha/beta fold hydrolase encodes MTSENMTNTQEALTTKAGQVHYRFEKVGDVDIFYREAGDRAAPTVLLLHGFAASSYMWRDVIEALAHRYHVVAPDLPAFGFTQSPPRGQYEYTFANLTKTIDQFTEQLKIDRYAIAVHDYGAPVGWRLAVANPSKITAIISQNGNAYEEGLSKGWEPIRTYWNDPSKANREALSDFPTPASIKWQYVEGVSDTSAVAPDAYTLEGAQISQPGMADIQLDLLLDYATNVAKYPEFQAYFREYQPPLLAVWGKHDPFFLPPGAKAWKRDIPQADIHFYDTGHFALETHGDVIIPVICAFLDDHLQVLSGDK; translated from the coding sequence GGGCAGGTTCACTATCGTTTCGAGAAAGTGGGTGATGTCGACATCTTCTATCGTGAAGCGGGTGATCGGGCGGCACCGACAGTGTTGTTGCTGCACGGATTCGCTGCATCCTCGTATATGTGGCGCGATGTGATTGAAGCGCTTGCCCATCGATATCACGTAGTGGCACCGGATTTACCCGCCTTTGGCTTCACTCAATCACCACCAAGGGGGCAGTACGAGTACACCTTTGCCAACCTAACCAAGACGATTGATCAATTTACCGAGCAGTTGAAGATCGATCGCTACGCTATTGCCGTTCACGATTATGGTGCACCTGTGGGCTGGCGGCTGGCGGTGGCTAATCCGTCAAAAATCACTGCCATCATTTCGCAAAACGGCAATGCTTATGAGGAGGGACTTTCAAAAGGGTGGGAGCCTATCCGGACGTATTGGAACGATCCTTCCAAGGCGAATCGTGAAGCCCTTAGCGACTTTCCGACGCCGGCGTCAATAAAATGGCAGTACGTGGAGGGCGTTAGCGATACAAGTGCTGTAGCACCGGATGCCTATACGCTAGAAGGTGCTCAGATATCCCAGCCGGGGATGGCGGATATTCAGCTCGACTTATTGTTGGACTACGCCACCAATGTTGCGAAGTATCCTGAGTTTCAGGCCTACTTCCGCGAGTATCAGCCGCCCTTGCTCGCGGTATGGGGAAAGCATGATCCCTTCTTTCTACCGCCGGGAGCCAAAGCCTGGAAGCGAGATATTCCTCAGGCGGACATTCACTTTTACGACACGGGGCATTTTGCCTTGGAAACCCATGGCGATGTCATTATCCCGGTGATTTGTGCGTTTTTAGATGATCATCTGCAAGTATTATCAGGTGACAAGTGA
- a CDS encoding FAD-dependent monooxygenase, with the protein MQESDQQNHDVVIVGGGMVGAALAARLGHTGLNVGLVEQGDAPIEPSGDYDLRISSLNARSLAFIKASGTALPQERSCPFRHIDVANQDGTGHSLFSAEDSGMDDFGIFIENQTLQYALWQRLEQLPSVSCYTHCAPISTGTASNARTLELDNGTTLSARLIVGADGANSTLRALAGISVTSYDYHQRAMIINVETELPQQDVSWQVFTPTGPLAMLPLPGQRASLVWYDRDETTKAREQLDNDALKTAIETAFPKRLGGITRIVARASFPIKRQHAQRYIGTRLALIGDAAHVVHPLAGQGLNIGLHDADTLAEIIIKGRDAGDPINLLRFECQRRVANQAMIAATDSFHHLFTGAKPLRQLGDLSLQIAERFPLAKRMMMQQANGLNPFKMR; encoded by the coding sequence ATGCAAGAGTCCGATCAACAAAACCATGATGTCGTTATTGTCGGTGGCGGCATGGTGGGCGCGGCATTAGCAGCACGCTTAGGCCATACGGGGCTGAACGTTGGGCTGGTGGAGCAAGGCGATGCGCCTATCGAGCCCAGCGGCGATTATGACCTGCGCATCTCATCACTCAATGCGCGCTCGCTGGCCTTTATCAAGGCAAGCGGCACCGCCCTGCCGCAAGAGCGCAGCTGCCCTTTTCGCCATATTGATGTCGCCAATCAGGATGGCACCGGCCATTCGCTGTTTTCCGCTGAAGATAGCGGCATGGACGACTTCGGCATCTTTATCGAAAACCAAACGCTGCAGTACGCGCTATGGCAGCGGCTGGAACAGCTGCCTAGCGTTAGCTGCTACACCCACTGCGCGCCGATTAGCACAGGAACGGCCAGCAATGCTCGCACGCTGGAGCTAGATAACGGCACAACCCTCAGTGCGCGCTTAATTGTCGGTGCTGACGGTGCGAATTCTACGCTGCGTGCGCTGGCGGGCATTAGCGTGACAAGCTACGACTATCATCAGCGCGCGATGATTATTAACGTAGAAACCGAGCTGCCCCAGCAAGACGTTAGCTGGCAGGTTTTCACCCCCACCGGCCCGCTCGCGATGCTGCCCTTGCCCGGCCAGCGCGCCTCGTTGGTGTGGTACGACAGAGACGAAACCACCAAAGCCCGCGAACAGTTAGACAATGACGCGCTAAAAACGGCGATTGAAACGGCCTTTCCCAAACGGCTAGGCGGCATTACTCGCATCGTGGCACGGGCAAGCTTTCCCATTAAGCGCCAGCACGCGCAGCGCTATATCGGCACACGCTTAGCGCTGATTGGCGATGCGGCGCACGTGGTGCATCCGCTGGCGGGGCAAGGTTTAAACATCGGCCTGCACGACGCCGATACGCTAGCCGAGATCATCATCAAAGGCCGCGACGCTGGCGACCCGATCAACCTGCTCCGCTTTGAGTGCCAGCGCCGCGTGGCTAATCAAGCCATGATCGCCGCGACCGACAGCTTTCACCACCTGTTTACCGGTGCCAAGCCCCTGCGCCAACTAGGTGATTTAAGCCTGCAGATTGCCGAGCGCTTCCCGCTGGCCAAGCGCATGATGATGCAGCAAGCCAACGGGCTGAACCCGTTCAAAATGCGCTAA
- a CDS encoding NAD-dependent protein deacetylase yields MTQAAEKVTSVAQMGEALAAFIQQHPKLWVITGAGVSTDSGIPDYRDAQGQWKRPPPVQHSDFMTFHGVRQRYWARALIGFRAMREAQTSGAHRALAALEAQGYIQQLVTQNVDRLHQRAGSRRVIDLHGRADMVKCMACDYQMMRHAMHAEMARMNPTFANLQAGHAPDGDADLETDFSAFRVFDCPRCRGILKPDVVFYGDVVPAERRLAAQVAMAKADAVLAVGTSLMVFSGYRFCRAAHERGMPLASLSLGVTRADALLTHQWRAPLTPVLEQAVRCLQPTLSAGAR; encoded by the coding sequence TTGACGCAGGCCGCAGAAAAAGTAACCAGCGTTGCTCAGATGGGTGAGGCGCTGGCAGCGTTTATACAGCAGCACCCCAAACTGTGGGTGATTACCGGTGCAGGCGTGAGTACCGACAGCGGCATTCCGGACTATCGCGATGCGCAGGGGCAGTGGAAGCGCCCGCCGCCGGTACAGCACAGCGACTTTATGACGTTTCACGGCGTGCGTCAGCGCTATTGGGCACGCGCGCTGATTGGGTTCAGGGCTATGCGTGAAGCGCAAACCAGCGGTGCGCACCGGGCGTTAGCCGCGCTGGAAGCGCAAGGGTACATCCAGCAGCTGGTGACGCAAAACGTTGACCGCCTGCATCAGCGCGCAGGCTCGCGCCGCGTGATCGACTTGCATGGCCGTGCGGACATGGTGAAGTGCATGGCGTGTGATTATCAAATGATGCGCCACGCGATGCATGCTGAAATGGCGCGCATGAATCCAACGTTTGCCAATTTGCAGGCGGGTCACGCACCGGATGGCGACGCTGATTTAGAAACCGACTTCAGCGCCTTTCGTGTTTTCGACTGCCCGCGCTGTCGCGGCATCTTAAAGCCTGACGTGGTGTTTTATGGCGATGTGGTGCCCGCCGAACGGCGGCTGGCAGCGCAGGTGGCCATGGCCAAGGCGGATGCCGTACTGGCCGTGGGCACCTCGTTGATGGTGTTTTCCGGCTACCGCTTCTGCCGTGCCGCCCATGAACGAGGCATGCCGCTGGCGTCGCTGTCACTGGGCGTCACCCGTGCCGATGCGCTGTTAACGCATCAGTGGCGTGCGCCGCTAACGCCGGTGCTTGAACAGGCGGTTCGTTGTTTGCAGCCCACTTTGTCAGCGGGTGCGCGCTAG
- a CDS encoding DNA-3-methyladenine glycosylase translates to MLKQWPTMPNTENSTLTPLPSDFYNRDTLEVARDLLGCWLVREINGEQMAARIVETEAYCGAEDSACHAHRRRSPRTEAMFGPPGHAYVYLVYGMHWLLNVVTEPEDSPCAVLIRAVEPTANEDAMRAIRQATGKQLSNGPGKLTRALSINKALYGHDMTQRDQLWISAASHHEPVASGPRVGIDYAKPEHRDAPWRFWLEDNPWVSKAR, encoded by the coding sequence ATGTTAAAACAATGGCCCACCATGCCGAATACTGAAAACAGTACGCTAACGCCCCTACCCAGTGATTTTTATAACCGCGACACGCTAGAGGTCGCAAGAGACCTGCTCGGCTGCTGGCTGGTGCGTGAGATTAACGGCGAACAGATGGCCGCGAGGATTGTTGAAACCGAGGCCTATTGTGGGGCTGAAGACTCTGCCTGCCACGCCCATCGCCGCCGGTCACCGCGCACGGAAGCGATGTTCGGGCCGCCGGGGCACGCCTATGTGTATCTCGTTTACGGCATGCACTGGCTACTGAACGTAGTGACGGAGCCGGAAGATTCGCCCTGCGCGGTATTGATTCGCGCCGTGGAACCCACCGCTAACGAGGACGCCATGCGCGCTATCCGCCAGGCAACCGGTAAACAGTTGAGCAATGGCCCTGGCAAGCTCACGCGCGCGCTCAGCATTAATAAAGCGCTGTATGGCCATGATATGACCCAGCGCGATCAGCTCTGGATTAGCGCCGCGTCGCATCACGAGCCCGTTGCTAGCGGCCCACGCGTGGGCATTGACTACGCCAAGCCCGAGCACCGCGATGCCCCGTGGCGTTTCTGGTTGGAAGACAACCCGTGGGTGTCTAAAGCGCGCTAG
- a CDS encoding SMP-30/gluconolactonase/LRE family protein, whose product MNGPYDIIDERFRDLILANVHLRRLSTGHLWTEGPVWFAAHQCLLFSDIPKQKIYRWMCDGTVNVFRDNSNFCNGNSQDGEGRLISCQHGTRSVTRTEHDGRITTLVDRFDGQRLNSPNDVVVKSDGSIWFTDPTYGILSNYEGYKATPQQCHRYVFRLDPETGQLSSVSDDFTQPNGLAFSCDEKRLYIAESGSSHDETVPAVIRVYDVCADNSLENGRDFATLDQGLPDGFRVDCHDNVWTSAADGVHCFDPNGVLLGKILVPETVSNLTFGGQRGNELLITATTSVYAIHVNSAAANGAPVAG is encoded by the coding sequence ATGAACGGACCCTATGACATTATCGATGAGCGTTTTCGTGATCTTATTTTAGCGAATGTCCACTTGCGGCGGCTTTCTACTGGCCATCTATGGACCGAGGGTCCGGTGTGGTTTGCGGCCCATCAGTGCCTGCTATTCTCCGACATCCCTAAACAAAAAATCTATCGCTGGATGTGCGATGGAACCGTCAATGTGTTTCGGGACAACTCCAATTTTTGCAATGGCAATAGCCAAGATGGTGAAGGTCGCCTAATCAGTTGCCAGCACGGAACACGCTCGGTTACCCGAACCGAACATGACGGCAGGATCACGACATTGGTAGATCGGTTCGACGGCCAACGTCTCAACTCGCCCAATGATGTTGTGGTCAAGTCGGATGGCAGCATCTGGTTTACCGATCCCACATACGGCATTTTGTCCAATTACGAGGGCTACAAGGCAACACCGCAACAATGCCACCGCTATGTTTTTCGCCTTGATCCCGAGACAGGGCAGCTGTCATCGGTTAGCGATGATTTTACCCAGCCAAATGGCCTGGCTTTTTCCTGCGATGAGAAACGCTTGTATATTGCCGAGTCGGGTAGTAGCCATGACGAAACGGTGCCCGCTGTTATCCGCGTTTACGATGTTTGTGCTGACAATAGCCTGGAAAACGGACGCGACTTTGCCACGCTTGATCAAGGCCTACCGGACGGCTTCCGGGTCGATTGTCACGACAATGTGTGGACGTCGGCGGCCGACGGCGTGCATTGCTTTGATCCCAATGGCGTATTGCTGGGCAAGATACTGGTGCCTGAAACCGTTTCAAACCTGACCTTTGGTGGGCAACGCGGCAACGAACTGCTGATCACCGCGACCACCAGTGTCTATGCCATTCACGTTAACAGTGCTGCGGCTAACGGTGCGCCTGTCGCCGGTTAA
- a CDS encoding ABC transporter permease has translation MKILAKNTPQPHSKSGLSVVLSTLSRKPWIWAWLAALATYLATLLVVSSGGAGALLYAAFTFASFAVIVGVGQMFVVTLGPGNVDLSIPASMTLAGTLALKFMATDGALILPGLLIALGVGLACGLFNFLLIMLLRIPPIIATLSSSFLFQSLAIWSNRGLRIKPPPLLADFATGGTFGIPNIALVALLVSIVAWIVLEKAIAGRWISATGQNSRAARLSGVPVNAVRFSVYVGCAGLAGLTGFMLASFSGGANLNMGTEYLLMSIAVVVIGGSSIAGGNSNVPGIWAAALFMFLMVSMLNSYGLGAGARLILTGVIIVSVVVLANKKGYRI, from the coding sequence ATGAAAATATTGGCCAAAAACACCCCACAACCACACTCAAAAAGCGGGCTGTCAGTTGTGTTGAGCACGCTGTCTCGCAAGCCATGGATATGGGCCTGGCTGGCCGCTTTGGCGACGTATCTTGCCACCTTGCTAGTGGTTTCGAGTGGCGGTGCCGGGGCATTGCTTTATGCGGCATTCACCTTCGCCTCCTTTGCGGTGATCGTCGGGGTCGGGCAGATGTTTGTGGTTACCCTGGGGCCGGGTAATGTAGACCTTTCCATTCCTGCCTCCATGACGCTTGCCGGTACCCTGGCACTGAAATTCATGGCAACGGATGGCGCTCTTATTCTGCCAGGGCTCTTAATTGCGCTGGGGGTCGGACTGGCCTGCGGTTTATTTAACTTTTTGTTAATTATGCTGCTGCGTATTCCGCCCATTATTGCCACTTTATCTTCATCATTCCTGTTTCAGTCACTGGCGATCTGGTCAAACCGCGGGCTGCGCATCAAACCACCCCCGCTGCTTGCCGATTTCGCAACCGGGGGCACCTTCGGTATTCCCAATATTGCTCTGGTCGCGCTTTTGGTTTCCATTGTGGCCTGGATCGTTCTGGAAAAAGCGATTGCAGGACGCTGGATATCGGCCACTGGCCAAAACAGCCGGGCCGCACGACTGAGTGGTGTGCCGGTCAATGCCGTACGTTTTAGCGTGTATGTCGGCTGTGCTGGTCTGGCAGGCCTTACGGGCTTCATGCTGGCGAGCTTCTCAGGCGGTGCCAACCTGAATATGGGGACGGAATACTTACTGATGTCAATTGCCGTGGTGGTAATCGGCGGCTCCTCCATTGCAGGAGGTAATTCTAATGTTCCCGGCATCTGGGCGGCTGCCCTGTTTATGTTCCTGATGGTGTCGATGCTTAATTCTTATGGTCTGGGCGCCGGCGCAAGGCTGATCCTGACCGGGGTCATTATTGTCTCGGTGGTGGTACTGGCTAACAAAAAAGGCTATCGGATATGA
- a CDS encoding ABC transporter permease, whose product MNRDYLRILLPVMSLSVLLAAVFYMQPRTMSYFGLNLLFNLAVPVALATIAQMMILMVNDIDLSIGTFVSFCACVTATFVQSDPLIGYAILSAAILVYAGMGAIIHARGLPAIVVTLGMSFFWAGMAVLVLPSPGGSAPEWLRAMMTAKTPFVPVAIIAPVVMGLGMHYVVKRSSLGVLLRGVGGNEQAIERSGWSILGLKAVAYGIAGLFGVLAGMALVGLATSADANIALRYTLLSIAGVILGGGEFTGGRVSPIGAVIGALTLTLAASFLSFLHLSSDWQIGAQGAILIAVLALRLVFTRREALA is encoded by the coding sequence ATGAATCGCGATTATCTACGAATTTTATTGCCGGTCATGTCGCTGTCAGTTCTATTGGCCGCTGTCTTTTATATGCAGCCGCGCACCATGAGCTATTTCGGGCTGAATCTGCTGTTTAATCTGGCGGTGCCTGTCGCCTTGGCAACCATTGCCCAGATGATGATTCTGATGGTCAACGATATTGATTTGTCGATTGGTACCTTTGTCAGTTTCTGCGCCTGCGTGACGGCAACCTTCGTGCAAAGCGACCCGCTGATCGGCTATGCCATCTTATCGGCGGCCATCCTGGTTTATGCCGGGATGGGCGCGATCATACATGCCCGCGGCTTGCCTGCGATTGTCGTAACGTTGGGCATGTCCTTTTTCTGGGCCGGCATGGCGGTGTTGGTACTTCCCTCCCCAGGCGGATCGGCGCCGGAGTGGCTTCGCGCGATGATGACCGCCAAAACGCCGTTTGTGCCGGTAGCGATTATTGCTCCTGTGGTGATGGGGCTAGGCATGCATTACGTGGTTAAACGCTCTTCTTTGGGCGTGTTACTGCGTGGGGTGGGTGGCAATGAACAGGCCATCGAACGTTCAGGCTGGTCTATACTGGGGCTTAAAGCCGTTGCCTATGGGATTGCCGGGCTGTTCGGTGTGCTGGCAGGGATGGCGCTGGTCGGTTTAGCGACCTCCGCCGATGCCAATATTGCCTTGCGCTATACCCTGTTATCGATTGCCGGGGTGATCTTGGGCGGCGGTGAATTTACCGGCGGGCGAGTCTCGCCTATCGGTGCGGTGATTGGCGCGCTGACGCTGACACTGGCGGCCAGTTTTCTGTCCTTCCTGCACCTTTCATCCGACTGGCAGATCGGCGCGCAAGGGGCCATCCTGATCGCCGTTCTTGCCTTGCGTCTTGTGTTTACCCGGCGGGAGGCACTGGCATGA